The Eubalaena glacialis isolate mEubGla1 chromosome 3, mEubGla1.1.hap2.+ XY, whole genome shotgun sequence nucleotide sequence TTCCCCAAACCACTGAAGGGTGGGGTGATGggcaaggaaaaaggaaaactcgGTTAAACCCACAGAAAGCACAAAGGAGACCCAAAAGGGAAGAACTGGAACGGTGACTGGGAAGCCAGAATAGAGGGCTACAGAAGTCCAAACACATTTCCTATTTATTCAGCCGACACTGGGTGAATGGCCACAGTGGCCAGACGCTGTCCCGGCAGCTGAAAGACGCTGGGGACGTGCCCACACCACTGACCTGGCAGAGCCCGATGCTGACGGGGAGCACGGCCGTCACCACACAGGCAGAGGACGGCAGCCGTCAGCTCTGACGGGACCATCTCGGACCCCATGGGAACAAGAGCAATAACACGGCCAGTGGGACACTCACCCAAACCTGGAGACACGTCAAGGTCGACAAGAACGGGGCGGAAAGCCGGCAGAGCAGCTTAAATCCAGCCACGCAGATCTGAGGCCACGTGGGTCTGAGGCCACTCGCACTCACGCCCCcgccactgaggctcagaggaggcgTGAGCGACCACAGCAGCGAGCGGGCACCAAGAGAGGCAGCTAGGAATCCGGCAGCAACTGAAAACAAATGCCCACTTCTAACCAGTTCACGGAGCAGAGATAAAATCACGATGGAAATGACAGAATCCTTACATATGAATAACAATAAAATTACCCAACTCACAGGCGGTAGTAAAGCTGAAGCTGATAGCCTGAAATGTACATGTTAGAAAACAGGAGAGATGCAAATTAACTAATAAGCAAGAAGAAACCccaaaaagtagaaagaagggataaaaaataaaagccaaatgtATGAAGTTAAGGAAAAGGCCGAGAACAGttttgaagggagggagggaagcgcTGGTCCCAGACAGGAAGACTTCTCACAACACCGGGTGTTGGAGGAGGCACCCTTAGCCCTCGGGGAACAGGACCCCTGCCCCACCGCCCAGCCCACACGCCTGGAACTCAGGTGCGGGACGTCCTCCCAGGACAGGCTGCGCCCCCGTACGTGCGGCCCTCGTGGTGTGAGGGGGCCCGAGGGGTGAGAGAAGAGGGCAGGCTGCGGACTGCAGGCCACTGCAGCCACGTCCCAGAGCCCTGAGAAGTCCGCCGACTGGGACCAGGAACCTGGCCTGGGCCGCGGCGACACGGTCCAGGGGGGAGGACAGCACATGCTGTACTGAGAGTTTGTTACTCTTTAGTGTTTAACTATTTAAACACGTGGCTTGTGGCTTCAGCCCCACCAGAGTCGGGGTGGGCCTGTGGCCACGTCTCAGGGAAACAATCAGACCAGTGTTTTCAAACCCCGGCTGCCTGCTGTCAAAACTGCGTTTTAAGTTAAAAGCCGGGTGCGTGTATCTATGTGGACGTATGTGTATTTAGAAGAAGAGCGGCAACGTAACTGGCACGTCTCAGGAGACGTGACTCAGGGCCTGGCGTGCACGCTGCTGCTTCGTCCGTGTTCTCTTCCAGGCCGGCCTGTTTCCCTCCTCAGATGCTGGCGGTGGCCCCTAGTAGGCCGTGAAAAGACAGGAGCAGACAGATGGCCTGGAGCCCCGAGATCATCTTGGGGTGCTCCAGGCAGGTCAGAAACAGCACAGCCACCCAGTAGAGAAAAACTAGGATATCTTCATGATACAGGAAGGGAAGGATTtcacacaaaaaagaagagatacgTCTCAGTACACTGGAATTTAAACCCGTCACGATCAAAGACATCCCAGACGCGAAAGACAAGCCCAAACTGTAAAAACATACCTGTAACACAAAGAGCCACCAAAGAATCAGTAACCAGGACGtgtaaagaattcctacaaattaATTAGAAAACCAAAGCCCAGTAAAACATGAACAGAGGAAGCCAGAGCCACTTCACAGAACACAAACGGCCAGTAAACACACAGACACTCAACCTTCCTAGTGATCAGGCAACGAACTGCAACAGGAGAATCTGCTTCTCGCCCATCAGACTGGGAGAACGCAAAAAGAGTACTGATACCAAGAGGTGGTGAAGCCTGGGGCGCGTGAACTCACAGCCAGTGAGGGACTACCCTGGAGAGCAACCCGGCAACACGCAGGACGGGAGACAGGGGACGTTAGGAGCCAGCACCCCACGCGGGCAAAAATCCACGTGTAACTTTCCAGGAGGCCCTCTGCGCGCAGGGTTCCTTCGTGTCCGCGGCTCGGTATCCGCAGAGTCAACCAATGTGGATGGAGCAGTACTGCAGTATTTCCTACTGAAAACTCCACATATacgtggacccatgcagttcaaaccccacgttgttcaggggtcaacaaGAAAAGCATCtcagttaaaataataaaattttccatttctgcacTTTTTTTGAAGAAGGAGCTACTACACCCATAAAATGATCCTGCTGGCCAAGACTTGCTCACCCTGGTTGAAGCAGGAAACGCCCTACACGTCACAACGCAGAGCTCCGGCTCCCTGGGCGAAGGCAGGGACCCCACACAGCTGCACCGGTGCCGCGCCGACTGGGCCCGCGGCTGCCGACCGCTGACCCCGCCCACAGGTGGGCGCTGGCGGCGGGAGGGGACGCGCGGGGTCGCACAGGTGCGGACGGGGATCTGAGCCCACCGCGCCGAGTGACACCCGCCCCGCAGCTCAGGAGCGTCCGCACCGCACGCTCCCGGCAGCCCCTTCCACGCCACACGCCCACGACGTCTGTGGGTCCGTGACGCATGGGCTGGGCGCGTGGCGCACCAGGCAGCCCGCCCGCCGCGGAGGCCGCGCAGGGCCAGGTCGCAGGCGCTCCGGGCCTGTGGTTGTGGCCTTCAGCCCCACGCACTCACACGTGGTCCAGGTTCCAGGTGCTAAAGAGGACGCGGCTCTCCCTGTTACTGTAGGGGTTGATGGAGTGTCTGGAAGCACAGTCGTCCACGTCAAAGGGACCCTGGGCCGAAAGAGAGAAGGTAAAGGCCACGAAGCCAAGGAGCATCTCACTGCCGCTCCGCCCGCGACGGAGGCACCCCTCGGCGCGGGTCAGGCCCCGATAAACAGTCTCTGTTCAGGAGGTAAAGCATGCTGCCCTGGAACGGCACCCCGTTCCCTCATGACCCCGGGGTGATGCTCTGCGTCTGCGAAGGGGACAAGTGAGCCTATTGGCCGTTTGGAACGCCAGCTTCCCCACACTGCTCCCATCACACGACTGCTCCCCTCCTGTCTCCGCCACGGCTTCCCGGCATTTCCCTGAGACCCTGCACAGGCTGGGCCTCGGAGACGTGCGAAAACATGTCCTCCTCCCTgaagcccccagccccactccgGCCCCCAAGGGCCCTCACAGCCGCCCTGCGGGAAGCCTACCGCCCGACTCGCTTAGAGGCCTTTGACCCAGAGCCTGCCCAGGCCGGGGTGAAGGGTCTGGTCTCTGTCCCCGCCACACTCACTGCCAGGCTCCAGTCACACCCCCCCGGGAGGGAGAGGTCAGTTGTGTGTGAGGTGTGACGTGAAGCCAGTTGGGAAGGAGCGGCGTTTGGATGCTCAGGGCCCCTCACACTTGGGAGGGGCTGCCTGGTGGGGGCAGAGGCATGGGGGCCTGTGGGAGGGAGGCCGCGCCCACCCCTGCCCACTCTGGGCCCAGCGCCAGCGGCAGGAGGGGATTTTACTGGAAGTGTGACGTACAGCTTGCAAAGAGCAAGATGTGCCCTTAGCTGTCTCCACAGCTCAGAACGCTGCTTCCAGCTGATGCCACCCACCGCGGTGCCAAGCTCAGCCAGAGCCCGAAACGTCACGTCCAGCCACCACCCTGAAATCCGGATGCTCCCTCATCCAGGCTTTCCCAGGGGAGCAGAACACGCATCAGCCACCCCAACGAAcgccacccctcctctcccaccaggGTGGGGTCTCGGCTCGTGAGCAGTCGTGTCCTGCCGCCCGCGCCTGCCAAAGCGGTTCTCAAGCGAGGGCCCTGACCCAGCACCCCTGGGGAACGTGTCACACATGCAGGCTCTCAGGCCTCACCAGAGCTGCTGGAACAGAAGCCCCGGGAGGGGCCCGGGGGCTCACGAGCCCTCCAGCGGGTTCTGACACCACTGACGTCTGGGAGCCACTGGCTGAGACCCTCCCTCACCCCACATGAGCTGACACCCGAGGGCTGCCCCAGCTCACCAGGCCTTGGCCGGGGTGGCCCGGGGCACACGCTCGTGGCTCACCTGGCAGGAGAACCAGCCTTCAGGCGTGCAGAGCCGGCGGCTGGCCTTCGCCCCCCTGTCGAAGTAGCTGCTGTTGTACCGGGCGGCCTGGAGCTTCTGGCACATGGCGCCCACGACCCGCAGGTACTCCTCCCGAGCCTCCATGACAACCAGGGAGGCGCCAGACGTCACCTGGAAGAGGCAGAGGCATCGCTGAACGCTGGCCGTGCGCCCAAAAACCCACCGCCGCCGGGGTCCCAGTCCACCAACGCCACAGCCCTCAGAGCCCCCGCCCCCTGGGGTCCCAGCGTGGCCCTGAGGTCGGGGATCTGGCCCCCGCCCCCTGGGGTTCCAGCACAGCCCTGAGGTCGGGGGTCTGAGCTCATACCGACTGTGCCTGTCTGACCCTGGGAAATTTCTCTGGGCCCATGAGTTGGAGCTTTGGTCACAATCAGATAAGAACTCAAGCTCCAGGCATCCTGGCCACCCTGTCTCCCAAGCACTGCCCACTGCTTTGCAGCAAGAAACCCAAGAGGAAGTGTGCAGGTGAGGAGTGACCAGCGCACTGCCGCCCACTGGGGCACAGGTGGAGACTGGCACCCATGGGCACACCCGGGCCCACACTGAGCACTGGGCAGAAGCAAGGAGACAGCCTGGCCCAGTGGGAGCGACAGCAGGGCAGCAGACGGGTCATCACCGGACAGGGGGCTGCACCCAGCAGGCACTGGGAAAGATGCCCTGGAGATGCCCGCCAGCCAGCACGGGGAGCGCGTCCTTGGCAACAGAAGGAGCCCAAGGGTGGCCACTTTCAGGCagagatggggggcagggggagagggggagctgGACCAGGCCCCAGGACCCCAGACACCCCAGTCCTGAGGTTTCCTTCTGTGTGAGGGGATCTCAACGGAGCACGTGTGGGCGGTTCTGCAGCATCGACGTGCGGCCAGGTgcaggtgaggggtggggggggtgtctgCAAAGGACGAACAAGACGCCCCACGGCTGACGtccagccacacagcacaggggcAACGGCACCCACGGGCCTCTGTGGGGAGCGCCCTGCCCACCCCCGGGCTCCAGCACTGGTTCTCTGAGGACCCCTGCCTGCCGCTGCCCCCAAACCCACCCCCTGCCACCTGTCCTCCCATGAAGGGTGGAAGAGAGCCATCCAGAACCCAGCCTCGGGGCCGGTCAAGCACCCAGGTTATCCTCCAGAGAGGGGGCAACGCACCCCCGAGGCACCACAGACACCAGCCCCCCGCGGCCTGCCCTGCTGCAGGTCATCCGTCAGCTGGGTCACCTCCCTTCTGAAAGGCAGCAGGACAGAGCGCACTGGGCCCGAGGACCCGTTCCTCCTCGGAGGTGAAGTGCGTCTCCATCGGGAGCGTTTCGGCTCTAAACCTGTATCAACCTGCTTCTCATGCCTCCAGGAGGGGAGCCCAGAGTCAGAGCCTGGACCCACCACGACTCAGAGCCCTTCCTGCTGCTTCTCGGAGGTCAGACAGCTGCGCCTCGCACAGGCGGGAAAGTAAACGGCAGCGCTGGGGACAGAAGAGcggctgcccctccccacccactgtGTGGGCGTCCATCTAAGCTAACAGTGGACGGAGACGGCTACTTGGGATGAGTTCATGTCGAAACTGAACCGCCCGACGGATGAAGGCGTTCGAAGGTGGGTTCTACTCACAGCCCGTAGGGAGAGTTCACGGAGAGTGCAGGGAGGCAAAGTCTGCAAACCCAGACCCAGCTTGAGCTCTGACGGGGAAGCCAGAGGTCGGCCGTGCGGGGGGCTCCCCGGGCAAGCGGCCCATCCATTGCTGGCTCACGTCCACCTGCACCCAGACTGGCATCCACAGCAGCACCTGCCCCTGAACCTGCACCCACGCCAGCACCCATGCCAGTACCCAGGCCAGCACCCAGGCCAGCACCCACCCCAGCACCCATGCCAGCACCCACGCCAGCACTTATACCGGCACCTGCACCTGAACCTGCACCCACACCAGCACCCACGCCAGCACTTATACCAGCACCTGCACCTGAACCTGCACCCACACCAGCACCCACGCCAGCACTTATACCAGCACCTGCCCCTGAACCTGCACCCACACCAGCACCCATGCCAGCACTTATACCAGCACCTGTCCCTGAACCTGCACCCACACCAGCACCCACGCCAGCACCCACGCCAGTACCCAGGCCAGCACCCACGCCAGCACTTATACCGGCACCTGCACCTGAACCTGCACCCACACCAGCCTGTGCGCTCCTCCAACATCCACGCTGGCTCTGGAGCGGAGTCCCAACAGCAGAGCCCGCTTCCTAAACCCGCCTGGCACACCTGGCATCAGTGTGGACCTACCTCTCTCAGGTAGCTCCGGATCCGGCTCTCACAGCTGTATCTCAGGTAGCCAGACTTGTTCCTAAACCGGGACTCCAAACCTGCCGGAAGGAGAGACAAGACGCCTGGAGCTCAGGGCCCGTgctctcccaggaggggcggAAGGTGAGGGCCGTTTTGCTCGGCTCCATCTAGAAACGTTCTAATGGGGACCTACACGCTATCCCTGGACTTTGTTCGTTTGTGGAGAAGTCTGGTCCACCAGCACGAGCGTCTCAAAGGCCACCGAGGGGCTTCTGCCTGGTGGCACCTCCAAGCCCCTTTCCCAAGAGGGCTGCAGTCGCTCAGGGCTCCCTCCGCCTGGCTTGAGAGGCCAGTCCAAAAGGTGGGAGCAGcccaggtgaatggataaagaagatgtggtccaccCAGGTGATGGAATATCACGCAGCCTCAAAGAGGAAGGGAATCCTGACACCTGCTTCCTTATGGATGAACCATGAAGACGTTAAATGccgagtgaagtaagccagatgcCCGATCCCACTCATACGAGGCCCCTGGAGGAGTCAGAATCACAGGCACAGGAAGAAGGCtgggggccggggctggggaggggtgcgGAGTGCTGTTTGATGGGGGCAgagcttcagtttgggaagataaaaGTGTCTGAGAACAGATGGTGGTGATGCTGCACAACgggaatgtatttaatgccagcGAACTATATGCCTGAAAACGgtaaagatggtaaattttatcttaTGCCTACTTGACTACaattgaaaatcaaataaaaataaaacggcCAGTCCCAGGGCTGCCTGGCCCCTGGCCCCGCGCTTGGGGAGCCCCTGGGTCTGGGAACTGGCACAGATCCCATGTCCCAGCAAGCTGGCCCGGAGGAAGCCCTCCTCGCCCGCTCCCTCCAGGCCCGACTCCATGAGGCACCTTCGAACCACGGCGCGTCCTCGGCCCTGGTCTCGGCCGCGATGTTCTCGCTGACGGTGCCCAGCAGGTCGGCCAGGAGCTTCTGCCGCAGCGGGGCCCGCTCGTCCGAGAGCAGCTGCCGGGCGGCCTGGATGAGCTCTGTGTGCGGCTCCTGGAACACGCTCAGGAAGCGGCTGATGTCACTCGCGTCTGCCACCGCAGGGAAAAGAGAGGCCACCAGGCCTTGGAGCACTGCCTCGGGGACACCACCTCCTCCCCCGGGACCGGCCAGACCCCTGCCCTGACAGTCACCAGCCCGGGGTTCCGGGCCTTGGGCCTGGCTGCCCGCGCCTGGCTGGTGTGAGGACAGACAGGGAGGACACGGGACGCGGTTTGGAAAACGAAAGCCACCCAAGCGAGTTGCCACCCTTCCCGTCAGCCTTCCTTCCTCCAAGTGAAATCGCCTCGTCTTGGGACCTCCCTGGAGACCTCTCACACTCCAGCTTCGTCCCTTCACTGTCCTGCTGGCTCCCGGGGCCTTTCCGCTCACGCCCGAAAGCAGCAAGCCCTCCGAGCAGGCACTCGGGACCGAGGGCTTCACAGCGTCCTACGAACAGAAGTCCAGATGCATGCGAGGAACACGCCCCACGGTCCCGAGGGTCATTCCAGGGATATGGGGCCACTCAGGGTCCAAACATCAATCAGTGTGATCCACCCTCAACAAGCTAACCAAGAAAAGTCACATGATCAGAGCAACTGgtgcagaaagacagagaaaatcttCGAGACCTAGAGCTTGGTGAAAAGGTCTCAGACTGAACACCAAAGCCATACACGTAGAAGGATAAAAAGGGACaagttggatttcatcaaaattaaaaacttttactcCATGAAAGACGCGATTAAGAGAACGAAATGACAagctgcagggacttccctggtggctcagtggttaagaatccgcctgccaaggcagggcacacgggtttgagccctggtccgggaagatcccacatgccgcggagcaactgggcccgtgcgccacaactactgagcctgcgctctagagcccaccagccacaactactgagcccgcgtgccgcaactactgaagcccacacacctagagcccgtgctccacaacaaaagaagccaccgcaatgagaagcccgtgcactgcaatgaagagtagcccccgctcgccgcaactagagaaagcccgcgtgcagcaacaaagacccaacgcagccaaaaaaaataaattaaataaatttatttaaaaaaaacacataaactcTTTggctcagcaattctactccta carries:
- the DFFB gene encoding DNA fragmentation factor subunit beta isoform X2, encoding MSAVLQKLKRFKLRALHNQKKFGVAGRSCEEVLRKACLHLQLPVPGSSLCLYEDGTELTGDYFWSVPDDSELVLLTAGQTWQGYASDISRFLSVFQEPHTELIQAARQLLSDERAPLRQKLLADLLGTVSENIAAETRAEDAPWFEGLESRFRNKSGYLRYSCESRIRSYLREVTSGASLVVMEAREEYLRVVGAMCQKLQAARYNSSYFDRGAKASRRLCTPEGWFSCQGPFDVDDCASRHSINPYSNRESRVLFSTWNLDHVIEKKRTVVPTLAAAIHDAEGREVDWEYFYRLLFTSENLKLVHIACHKKTTHRLHCDPSRIYRAPAVPRRKRPARQRP